From a region of the Micropterus dolomieu isolate WLL.071019.BEF.003 ecotype Adirondacks linkage group LG21, ASM2129224v1, whole genome shotgun sequence genome:
- the LOC123959594 gene encoding SEC14-like protein 2 isoform X3, translated as MSGIVGDLSPKQAEALEQFRERIQDILPQLPAQHDHFLLRWLRARNFNVQKSEAMLRKHLEFRKIMKVDTIITEWRPPEVIEKYLSGGMCGYDREGSPVWYDVIGPVDPKGLFLSASKQDFIKSKIKDCEVLQKECNLQSQRLGKNVESITMIYDVEGLGLKHLWKPAIETYGEILQMFEDNYPEGLKRLFVIKAPKLFPVAYNLVKHFLSENTRHKIYILGANWQEVLLKYIDEEELPAIYGGKLTDPDGDPRCRTRINHVGPVPTSYYVRDHVKVDYEQCMTVSRGSSQQLDYEILFPGCVLRWQFATEGADIGFGVFLKAKKGEWKKAAQMEEVVPSQRYNTHLVPEDGSLTCERPGVYVLRFDNTYSIFQAKRISFSVEVLLPDQLQSPKTNGERETQCATSMSSDQ; from the exons ATGAGCGGAATAGTAGGAGACCTCAGTCCTAAACAGGCGGAAGCACTGGAGCAG TTTCGAGAGAGGATACAAGACATTCTTCCTCAACTTCCTGCACAGCATGACCACTTCCTCTTACGCTGGCTCAGAG cACGAAACTTTAATGTCCAGAAGTCTGAGGCCATGCTGCGAAAG CATTTGGAGTTCAGGAAAATCATGAAAGTAGACACAATAATCACCGAATGGCGTCCTCCAGAG GTGATAGAGAAGTATCTGTCAGGAGGGATGTGTGGTTATGACCGTGAGGGCAGTCCTGTCTGGTATGATGTCATTGGACCTGTGGATCCCAAAGGCCTCTTCCTGTCTGCCTCCAAGCAAGACTTCATCAAGTCCAAGATCAAAGACTGTGAGGTCCTTCAGAAGGAATGTAACCTACAGTCACAAAGG CTGGGGAAGAACGTGGAGTCAATCACCATGATCTATGATGTTGAAGGTCTGGGTCTGAAACACTTATGGAAGCCTGCTATAGAAACATATGGAGAG ATCCTCCAGATGTTTGAAGACAACTACCCAGAAGGCTTGAAAAGGCTCTTTGTCATTAAAG CCCCCAAACTCTTTCCTGTGGCCTACAACCTCGTCAAGCACTTTCTGAGTGAGAACACAAGACACAAGATCTACATCCTCGGCG CTAACTGGCAGGaggttttacttaagtacataGATGAAGAGGAGCTGCCGGCGATATACGGGGGCAAACTGACAGATCCTGATGGAGATCCTCGCTGTCGGACCAGG ATAAACCACGTCGGCCCAGTCCCCACCTCCTACTACGTACGGGACCATGTTAAGGTGGACTATGAGCAGTGTATGACCGTCAGTCGAGGTTCTTCCCAACAGCTGGATTATGAGATTCTGTTTCCTGGCTGCGTTCTCAG GTGGCAGTTTGCCACTGAGGGTGCAGACATTGGCTTTGGGGTGTTTCTGAAGGCTAAAAAGGGCGAATGGAAGAAGGCAGCTCAGATGGAGGAAGTTGTGCCCAGCCAGCGCTACAACACCCACTTAGTGCCCGAGGACGGATCACTGACCTGTGAACGCCCAGGAGTCT ATGTTCTGAGATTTGACAACACTTACAGCATCTTCCAGGCAAAAAGAATCAGCTTCTCTGTTGAGGTCCTGCTCCCTGACCAATTACAATCTCCAAAGACCAACGGCgagagggagacacagtgcgCCACTTCCATGTCGTCCGATCAATAA
- the LOC123959594 gene encoding SEC14-like protein 2 isoform X1 — protein sequence MSGIVGDLSPKQAEALEQFRERIQDILPQLPAQHDHFLLRWLRARNFNVQKSEAMLRKHLEFRKIMKVDTIITEWRPPEVIEKYLSGGMCGYDREGSPVWYDVIGPVDPKGLFLSASKQDFIKSKIKDCEVLQKECNLQSQRLGKNVESITMIYDVEGLGLKHLWKPAIETYGEILQMFEDNYPEGLKRLFVIKAPKLFPVAYNLVKHFLSENTRHKIYILGANWQEVLLKYIDEEELPAIYGGKLTDPDGDPRCRTRINHVGPVPTSYYVRDHVKVDYEQCMTVSRGSSQQLDYEILFPGCVLRWQFATEGADIGFGVFLKAKKGEWKKAAQMEEVVPSQRYNTHLVPEDGSLTCERPGVYVLRFDNTYSIFQAKRISFSVEVLLPDQLQSPKTNGERETQCATSMSSDQ from the exons ATGAGCGGAATAGTAGGAGACCTCAGTCCTAAACAGGCGGAAGCACTGGAGCAG TTTCGAGAGAGGATACAAGACATTCTTCCTCAACTTCCTGCACAGCATGACCACTTCCTCTTACGCTGGCTCAGAG cACGAAACTTTAATGTCCAGAAGTCTGAGGCCATGCTGCGAAAG CATTTGGAGTTCAGGAAAATCATGAAAGTAGACACAATAATCACCGAATGGCGTCCTCCAGAG GTGATAGAGAAGTATCTGTCAGGAGGGATGTGTGGTTATGACCGTGAGGGCAGTCCTGTCTGGTATGATGTCATTGGACCTGTGGATCCCAAAGGCCTCTTCCTGTCTGCCTCCAAGCAAGACTTCATCAAGTCCAAG ATCAAAGACTGTGAGGTCCTTCAGAAGGAATGTAACCTACAGTCACAAAGG CTGGGGAAGAACGTGGAGTCAATCACCATGATCTATGATGTTGAAGGTCTGGGTCTGAAACACTTATGGAAGCCTGCTATAGAAACATATGGAGAG ATCCTCCAGATGTTTGAAGACAACTACCCAGAAGGCTTGAAAAGGCTCTTTGTCATTAAAG CCCCCAAACTCTTTCCTGTGGCCTACAACCTCGTCAAGCACTTTCTGAGTGAGAACACAAGACACAAGATCTACATCCTCGGCG CTAACTGGCAGGaggttttacttaagtacataGATGAAGAGGAGCTGCCGGCGATATACGGGGGCAAACTGACAGATCCTGATGGAGATCCTCGCTGTCGGACCAGG ATAAACCACGTCGGCCCAGTCCCCACCTCCTACTACGTACGGGACCATGTTAAGGTGGACTATGAGCAGTGTATGACCGTCAGTCGAGGTTCTTCCCAACAGCTGGATTATGAGATTCTGTTTCCTGGCTGCGTTCTCAG GTGGCAGTTTGCCACTGAGGGTGCAGACATTGGCTTTGGGGTGTTTCTGAAGGCTAAAAAGGGCGAATGGAAGAAGGCAGCTCAGATGGAGGAAGTTGTGCCCAGCCAGCGCTACAACACCCACTTAGTGCCCGAGGACGGATCACTGACCTGTGAACGCCCAGGAGTCT ATGTTCTGAGATTTGACAACACTTACAGCATCTTCCAGGCAAAAAGAATCAGCTTCTCTGTTGAGGTCCTGCTCCCTGACCAATTACAATCTCCAAAGACCAACGGCgagagggagacacagtgcgCCACTTCCATGTCGTCCGATCAATAA
- the LOC123959594 gene encoding SEC14-like protein 2 isoform X2 has protein sequence MLRKHLEFRKIMKVDTIITEWRPPEVIEKYLSGGMCGYDREGSPVWYDVIGPVDPKGLFLSASKQDFIKSKIKDCEVLQKECNLQSQRLGKNVESITMIYDVEGLGLKHLWKPAIETYGEILQMFEDNYPEGLKRLFVIKAPKLFPVAYNLVKHFLSENTRHKIYILGANWQEVLLKYIDEEELPAIYGGKLTDPDGDPRCRTRINHVGPVPTSYYVRDHVKVDYEQCMTVSRGSSQQLDYEILFPGCVLRWQFATEGADIGFGVFLKAKKGEWKKAAQMEEVVPSQRYNTHLVPEDGSLTCERPGVYVLRFDNTYSIFQAKRISFSVEVLLPDQLQSPKTNGERETQCATSMSSDQ, from the exons ATGCTGCGAAAG CATTTGGAGTTCAGGAAAATCATGAAAGTAGACACAATAATCACCGAATGGCGTCCTCCAGAG GTGATAGAGAAGTATCTGTCAGGAGGGATGTGTGGTTATGACCGTGAGGGCAGTCCTGTCTGGTATGATGTCATTGGACCTGTGGATCCCAAAGGCCTCTTCCTGTCTGCCTCCAAGCAAGACTTCATCAAGTCCAAGATCAAAGACTGTGAGGTCCTTCAGAAGGAATGTAACCTACAGTCACAAAGG CTGGGGAAGAACGTGGAGTCAATCACCATGATCTATGATGTTGAAGGTCTGGGTCTGAAACACTTATGGAAGCCTGCTATAGAAACATATGGAGAG ATCCTCCAGATGTTTGAAGACAACTACCCAGAAGGCTTGAAAAGGCTCTTTGTCATTAAAG CCCCCAAACTCTTTCCTGTGGCCTACAACCTCGTCAAGCACTTTCTGAGTGAGAACACAAGACACAAGATCTACATCCTCGGCG CTAACTGGCAGGaggttttacttaagtacataGATGAAGAGGAGCTGCCGGCGATATACGGGGGCAAACTGACAGATCCTGATGGAGATCCTCGCTGTCGGACCAGG ATAAACCACGTCGGCCCAGTCCCCACCTCCTACTACGTACGGGACCATGTTAAGGTGGACTATGAGCAGTGTATGACCGTCAGTCGAGGTTCTTCCCAACAGCTGGATTATGAGATTCTGTTTCCTGGCTGCGTTCTCAG GTGGCAGTTTGCCACTGAGGGTGCAGACATTGGCTTTGGGGTGTTTCTGAAGGCTAAAAAGGGCGAATGGAAGAAGGCAGCTCAGATGGAGGAAGTTGTGCCCAGCCAGCGCTACAACACCCACTTAGTGCCCGAGGACGGATCACTGACCTGTGAACGCCCAGGAGTCT ATGTTCTGAGATTTGACAACACTTACAGCATCTTCCAGGCAAAAAGAATCAGCTTCTCTGTTGAGGTCCTGCTCCCTGACCAATTACAATCTCCAAAGACCAACGGCgagagggagacacagtgcgCCACTTCCATGTCGTCCGATCAATAA
- the rnf215 gene encoding RING finger protein 215 isoform X2, with amino-acid sequence MQDRCNTASFDGQQSSTRSWGCFWVTLPLLLRWPELLVAGEEVALVEVFLEQRPGVSALLQGEVVESSRVSGTSEHQDEDREELEGELVLVQDEETQVSGGKGEDNTKEQELWIGVVPVEMDDSKASTGNQESFADAMVNKMKRALVLGASALIILALNQNTVREMDLSQVLSKPIIVIQTSENVTKLIGALLRGLQATAKITYKTILQDNLGATLTLWSSCGRSRGGRYGEWQGVICTGETNSQVQKYLQQLWDTVLLVALIISTGVIVQARWQYQDHQLNDDLELLPKQDVLKRMSALKIKRYRQPKPWCDPSQPLETDNCAVCLEPFNNNQCLRVLPCLHEYHRDCVDPWLLLQHTCPLCKRSILSSVFKDS; translated from the exons atgcaggacagatgtAACACAGCAAGTTTTGATGGCCAGCAGTCGAGCA CTCGCAGCTGGGGCTGTTTCTGGGTAACGTTACCGCTGCTGCTGCGGTGGCCGGAGCTGCTGGTCGCCGGGGAGGAGGTCGCTCTGGTGGAGGTTTTCCTGGAGCAGCGGCCCGGTGTCAGCGCTCTGCTCCAGGGGGAGGTGGTGGAGTCCAGCAGGGTCAGCGGGACCTCGGAGCACCAGGACGAGGACCGAGAAGAGCTGGAGGGAGAGCTGGTCCTG GTTCAGGATGAGGAGACACAGGTGAGCGGAGGAAAAGGCGAGGACAACACCAAAGAGCAGGAGCTGTGGATCGGGGTAGTGCCTGTGGAGATGGACGACAGCAAAGCCTCCACCGGAAATCAAGAGTCCTTTGCTGATGCAATGGTCAATAAA ATGAAGCGAGCTTTGGTCCTTGGAGCGTCAGCGCTGATCATTCTGGCTCTCAACCAAAACACCGTCAGAGAG ATGGATCTGTCTCAGGTGCTGTCCAAGCCCATCATTGTGATCCAGACATCTGAAAATGTCACCAAGCTGATCGGAGCTCTGCTCAG GGGTCTTCAAGCGACAGCAAAAATCACATACAAGACGATCCTGCAGGACAACCTG GGAGCCACGCTCACGCTGTGGTCCAGCTGCGGCCGGTCGAGAGGAGGGCGCTACGGAGAGTGGCAGGGGGTCATCTGCACGGGAGAGACAAACTCTCAGGTCCAG AAGTACCTGCAGCAGCTGTGGGACACTGTCCTCCTGGTGGCACTTATCATCAGCACTGGAGTCATCGTTCAGGCTCGCTGGCAGTACCAGGACCACCAGCTGAACGACGACTTAGAG CTCCTTCCCAAACAGGACGTCCTGAAGAGAATGTCGGCCCTGAAGATCAAAAGGTATCGTCAGCCCAAACCGTGGTGTGACCCGTCCCAGCCGTTAGAGACTGACAACTGTGCGGTCTGTCTGGAGCCTTTCAACAACAACCAG TGTCTGCGGGTGCTGCCGTGTCTTCATGAGTACCACAGAGATTGTGTCGACCcctggctgctgctgcagcacacCTGTCCGCTGTGCAAACGCAGCATCCTCA GCAGCGTCTTCAAAGACAGTTAA
- the rnf215 gene encoding RING finger protein 215 isoform X1, which yields MKTFGLIPRLNYSHQLRVLLSRSWGCFWVTLPLLLRWPELLVAGEEVALVEVFLEQRPGVSALLQGEVVESSRVSGTSEHQDEDREELEGELVLVQDEETQVSGGKGEDNTKEQELWIGVVPVEMDDSKASTGNQESFADAMVNKMKRALVLGASALIILALNQNTVREMDLSQVLSKPIIVIQTSENVTKLIGALLRGLQATAKITYKTILQDNLGATLTLWSSCGRSRGGRYGEWQGVICTGETNSQVQKYLQQLWDTVLLVALIISTGVIVQARWQYQDHQLNDDLELLPKQDVLKRMSALKIKRYRQPKPWCDPSQPLETDNCAVCLEPFNNNQCLRVLPCLHEYHRDCVDPWLLLQHTCPLCKRSILSSVFKDS from the exons ATGAAAACATTTGGTTTGATTCCGCGATTGAATTATTCCCATCAGCTACGAGTGCTTCTCT CTCGCAGCTGGGGCTGTTTCTGGGTAACGTTACCGCTGCTGCTGCGGTGGCCGGAGCTGCTGGTCGCCGGGGAGGAGGTCGCTCTGGTGGAGGTTTTCCTGGAGCAGCGGCCCGGTGTCAGCGCTCTGCTCCAGGGGGAGGTGGTGGAGTCCAGCAGGGTCAGCGGGACCTCGGAGCACCAGGACGAGGACCGAGAAGAGCTGGAGGGAGAGCTGGTCCTG GTTCAGGATGAGGAGACACAGGTGAGCGGAGGAAAAGGCGAGGACAACACCAAAGAGCAGGAGCTGTGGATCGGGGTAGTGCCTGTGGAGATGGACGACAGCAAAGCCTCCACCGGAAATCAAGAGTCCTTTGCTGATGCAATGGTCAATAAA ATGAAGCGAGCTTTGGTCCTTGGAGCGTCAGCGCTGATCATTCTGGCTCTCAACCAAAACACCGTCAGAGAG ATGGATCTGTCTCAGGTGCTGTCCAAGCCCATCATTGTGATCCAGACATCTGAAAATGTCACCAAGCTGATCGGAGCTCTGCTCAG GGGTCTTCAAGCGACAGCAAAAATCACATACAAGACGATCCTGCAGGACAACCTG GGAGCCACGCTCACGCTGTGGTCCAGCTGCGGCCGGTCGAGAGGAGGGCGCTACGGAGAGTGGCAGGGGGTCATCTGCACGGGAGAGACAAACTCTCAGGTCCAG AAGTACCTGCAGCAGCTGTGGGACACTGTCCTCCTGGTGGCACTTATCATCAGCACTGGAGTCATCGTTCAGGCTCGCTGGCAGTACCAGGACCACCAGCTGAACGACGACTTAGAG CTCCTTCCCAAACAGGACGTCCTGAAGAGAATGTCGGCCCTGAAGATCAAAAGGTATCGTCAGCCCAAACCGTGGTGTGACCCGTCCCAGCCGTTAGAGACTGACAACTGTGCGGTCTGTCTGGAGCCTTTCAACAACAACCAG TGTCTGCGGGTGCTGCCGTGTCTTCATGAGTACCACAGAGATTGTGTCGACCcctggctgctgctgcagcacacCTGTCCGCTGTGCAAACGCAGCATCCTCA GCAGCGTCTTCAAAGACAGTTAA
- the ascc2 gene encoding activating signal cointegrator 1 complex subunit 2 isoform X1: MACAQVPLDEQQVTELGPQGKEHTLPALHPIRKEDRCFVPYKPPPEDGSPTEVEEFLEHARFITEDLEWLLALPHDKFWCQVVFDESLQRCLDSYLHHAPRGLDLATLPASPAVADMQRSVHRAVFLTFLRMATYKESKCCVCAPLSQENFLTPAVFGEIIYNNFLFDIPKILDLCVLFGKGNSQLLHKMIENIFTQQPSYYSDLDETVPTVLQVFDTILDKCGLQCEGATAMEPMKLNAHKPTAMTMNQQDLVDLILYLCDSTTTIHAFLDIFPAACSSFHSHGFLSRLTSFYETTVPDLEKAVRKRNFDDKGLQEDLWKRLSHSCRKMVETAHLLLHHTCLQPILEGGENMLTFAEELLQHFTSFLTEKRFLSDYDEHFPIADDVSLLQQALPVIDETRTSYLLEGVRSAWDSVGRRKPQSQIQNKVPSAMPAYQGAAGGAAAAASSGGFKLKEGREPERAEDLMGAKAMLDVPRKGNNGAVCTVSEAELESLLSCIKDLLPDLGEGFVLACLEEYDYNSELVINNILEDRLAPNLDKLDRAMPRPVKEELPDVLSIRSNVFDDDEFDIFRRDQVDMSRIWKGRRKGESAREMLNDKQHIAEQKARYQAYETVVDEVIIEPGESAATFGLDDDYDDEYDDTYDMNQVGANDLDGDSLLNRRPFTVPQILRKGNKPEDEEEGEDDEEEETLPNNVNRDQFVQDPALLRERAEARRAAMQQRKGFRPERSSNVVGQPKGQGQNQETLLDRRKKEANKSRVSNHNRRTMADRKRNKGMIPS; this comes from the exons ATGGCATGCGCCCAAGTGCCACTGGATGAGCAGCAGGTGACCGAGCTTGGCCCCCAGGGAAAAGAGCACACACTGCCTGCACTG CACCCAATCAGGAAGGAAGATCGCTGTTTTGTGCCTTACAAGCCCCCGCCAGAAGACGGCTCTCCCACTGAGGTGGAGGAGTTTTTGGAACATGCCAGATTCATCACAGAGGACCTGGAGTGGCTGCTTGCTCTGCCCCATGACAAGTTCTGGTGTCAG GTGGTGTTTGATGAGTCTCTGCAGAGGTGCCTAGATTCATACCTGCATCACGCTCCTCGCGGGCTCGACCTCGCCACCCTGCCCGCCTCCCCGGCGGTGGCCGACATGCAGCGCTCTGTCCACAGGGCGGTCTTCTTGACCTTCCTCAGGATGGCCACATATAAAGAGTCCAAG tgttgtgtttgtgcacCTCTGTCACAGGAGAACTTCCTCACCCCGGCTGTGTTTGGAGAGATTATCTATAATAACTTTCTGTTTGACATTCCCAAAATTCTGGATCTATGTGTGCTCTTTGGAAAGGGCAACAGCCAGCTGCTGCACAAGATGATAG agaacATCTTTACCCAGCAGCCGTCTTACTACAGTGACCTGGATGAGACGGTGCCCACTGTGTTACAG GTGTTTGACACTATCCTAGATAAATGTGGCCTGCAGTGTGAAGGAGCCACAGCAATGGAGCCGATGAAGCTGAACGCACACAAACCCACTGCCATGACCATGAACCAGCag GATCTTGTAGATCTTATTCTGTACCTGTGTgactccaccaccaccatccaTGCCTTCCTGGACATCTTCCCCGCCGCCTGCTCCAGCTTCCACTCCCATGGTTTCCTTAGCAG ACTGACCTCGTTTTATGAGACCACTGTGCCTGACCTTGAAAAGGCGGTTAGGAAGAGGAACTTTGATGATAAAGG TCTTCAGGAGGACTTGTGGAAGAGGTTGTCCCACTCCTGTCGTAAGATGGTGGAgacggctcacctgctgcttcaTCACACCTGCCTACAGCCAATCCTGGAGGG GGGAgaaaacatgttaacatttgcaGAGGAGCTCCTGCAACATTTCACATCTTTTCTAACTGAGAAAAG GTTCTTGTCAGACTATGATGAGCATTTCCCCATCGCAGACGACGTCAGCCTCCTGCAACAGGCCCTCCCTGTCAT AGATGAGACCCGGACGTCCTACCTGCTCGAGGGAGTGAGAAGTGCCTGGGATAGTGTGGGGCGACGGAAACCACAGAGCCAGATTCAGAACAAAGTCCCCTCTGCGATGCCAGcctatcagggagcagcaggcGGTGCCGCTGCCGCCGCCTCTTCGGGTGGCTTTAAACTTAAGGAGGGCCGAGAgccagagagagcagaggaccTGATGGGAGCAAAGGCCATGTTGGATGTTCCTCGAAAAGGAAACAAT ggtgcagtgtgtacagtgagCGAGGCCGAGCTTGAGTCTCTGCTGTCGTGTATCAAGGACCTGCTGCCGGATTTGGGCGAAGGCTTCGTGCTGGCCTGCCTGGAGGAGTACGACTACAACTCTGAGCTGGTCATCAACAACATCCTGGAGGATCGCTTGGCCCCCAACCTGGACAAACTGGACCGAGCCATGCCAAG GCCAGTGAAGGAGGAGCTTCCAGATGTTCTGAGCATCAGATCCAACGtctttgatgatgatgagttCGACATCTTCCGCAGGGACCAGGTGGACATGTCCCGTATCTGGAAGGGCAGGAG GAAAGGTGAGAGCGCTCGAGAGATGCTGAACGACAAGCAGCACATAGCGGAGCAGAAAGCTCGTTACCAGGCCTACGAGACGGTGGTGGACGAGGTCATCATTGAACCTGGCGAAAGTGCAGCCACCTTCGGCCTGGATGACGACTACGATGACGAATACGATGACACCTACGACATGAACCAAGTGGGAGCTAATGACCTGGACGGAGACAGTTTACTGAACAGAAG gcCTTTCACTGTCCCGCAGATACtgagaaaaggaaacaaaccagaggatgaggaggagggtgaagaTGACGAGGAGGAAGAGACTTTACCG AACAATGTAAACAGGGACCAGTTTGTGCAGGATCCGGCTCTGCTGAGGGAGCGGGCTGAAGCTAGAAGAGCTGCCATGCAGCAAAGGAAAGG TTTTCGACCGGAGCGTTCCAGTAATGTGGTGGGCCAACCCAAAGGCCAAGGACAAAACCAGGAGACATTACTGGACCGACGCAAAAAGGAGGCCAACAAGAGCCGCGTGTCAAATCACAACCGCCGCACAATGGCCGACCGCAAGAGGAACAAAGGCATGATCCCCTCTTGA
- the ascc2 gene encoding activating signal cointegrator 1 complex subunit 2 isoform X2, translating into MACAQVPLDEQQVTELGPQGKEHTLPALHPIRKEDRCFVPYKPPPEDGSPTEVEEFLEHARFITEDLEWLLALPHDKFWCQVVFDESLQRCLDSYLHHAPRGLDLATLPASPAVADMQRSVHRAVFLTFLRMATYKESKENFLTPAVFGEIIYNNFLFDIPKILDLCVLFGKGNSQLLHKMIENIFTQQPSYYSDLDETVPTVLQVFDTILDKCGLQCEGATAMEPMKLNAHKPTAMTMNQQDLVDLILYLCDSTTTIHAFLDIFPAACSSFHSHGFLSRLTSFYETTVPDLEKAVRKRNFDDKGLQEDLWKRLSHSCRKMVETAHLLLHHTCLQPILEGGENMLTFAEELLQHFTSFLTEKRFLSDYDEHFPIADDVSLLQQALPVIDETRTSYLLEGVRSAWDSVGRRKPQSQIQNKVPSAMPAYQGAAGGAAAAASSGGFKLKEGREPERAEDLMGAKAMLDVPRKGNNGAVCTVSEAELESLLSCIKDLLPDLGEGFVLACLEEYDYNSELVINNILEDRLAPNLDKLDRAMPRPVKEELPDVLSIRSNVFDDDEFDIFRRDQVDMSRIWKGRRKGESAREMLNDKQHIAEQKARYQAYETVVDEVIIEPGESAATFGLDDDYDDEYDDTYDMNQVGANDLDGDSLLNRRPFTVPQILRKGNKPEDEEEGEDDEEEETLPNNVNRDQFVQDPALLRERAEARRAAMQQRKGFRPERSSNVVGQPKGQGQNQETLLDRRKKEANKSRVSNHNRRTMADRKRNKGMIPS; encoded by the exons ATGGCATGCGCCCAAGTGCCACTGGATGAGCAGCAGGTGACCGAGCTTGGCCCCCAGGGAAAAGAGCACACACTGCCTGCACTG CACCCAATCAGGAAGGAAGATCGCTGTTTTGTGCCTTACAAGCCCCCGCCAGAAGACGGCTCTCCCACTGAGGTGGAGGAGTTTTTGGAACATGCCAGATTCATCACAGAGGACCTGGAGTGGCTGCTTGCTCTGCCCCATGACAAGTTCTGGTGTCAG GTGGTGTTTGATGAGTCTCTGCAGAGGTGCCTAGATTCATACCTGCATCACGCTCCTCGCGGGCTCGACCTCGCCACCCTGCCCGCCTCCCCGGCGGTGGCCGACATGCAGCGCTCTGTCCACAGGGCGGTCTTCTTGACCTTCCTCAGGATGGCCACATATAAAGAGTCCAAG GAGAACTTCCTCACCCCGGCTGTGTTTGGAGAGATTATCTATAATAACTTTCTGTTTGACATTCCCAAAATTCTGGATCTATGTGTGCTCTTTGGAAAGGGCAACAGCCAGCTGCTGCACAAGATGATAG agaacATCTTTACCCAGCAGCCGTCTTACTACAGTGACCTGGATGAGACGGTGCCCACTGTGTTACAG GTGTTTGACACTATCCTAGATAAATGTGGCCTGCAGTGTGAAGGAGCCACAGCAATGGAGCCGATGAAGCTGAACGCACACAAACCCACTGCCATGACCATGAACCAGCag GATCTTGTAGATCTTATTCTGTACCTGTGTgactccaccaccaccatccaTGCCTTCCTGGACATCTTCCCCGCCGCCTGCTCCAGCTTCCACTCCCATGGTTTCCTTAGCAG ACTGACCTCGTTTTATGAGACCACTGTGCCTGACCTTGAAAAGGCGGTTAGGAAGAGGAACTTTGATGATAAAGG TCTTCAGGAGGACTTGTGGAAGAGGTTGTCCCACTCCTGTCGTAAGATGGTGGAgacggctcacctgctgcttcaTCACACCTGCCTACAGCCAATCCTGGAGGG GGGAgaaaacatgttaacatttgcaGAGGAGCTCCTGCAACATTTCACATCTTTTCTAACTGAGAAAAG GTTCTTGTCAGACTATGATGAGCATTTCCCCATCGCAGACGACGTCAGCCTCCTGCAACAGGCCCTCCCTGTCAT AGATGAGACCCGGACGTCCTACCTGCTCGAGGGAGTGAGAAGTGCCTGGGATAGTGTGGGGCGACGGAAACCACAGAGCCAGATTCAGAACAAAGTCCCCTCTGCGATGCCAGcctatcagggagcagcaggcGGTGCCGCTGCCGCCGCCTCTTCGGGTGGCTTTAAACTTAAGGAGGGCCGAGAgccagagagagcagaggaccTGATGGGAGCAAAGGCCATGTTGGATGTTCCTCGAAAAGGAAACAAT ggtgcagtgtgtacagtgagCGAGGCCGAGCTTGAGTCTCTGCTGTCGTGTATCAAGGACCTGCTGCCGGATTTGGGCGAAGGCTTCGTGCTGGCCTGCCTGGAGGAGTACGACTACAACTCTGAGCTGGTCATCAACAACATCCTGGAGGATCGCTTGGCCCCCAACCTGGACAAACTGGACCGAGCCATGCCAAG GCCAGTGAAGGAGGAGCTTCCAGATGTTCTGAGCATCAGATCCAACGtctttgatgatgatgagttCGACATCTTCCGCAGGGACCAGGTGGACATGTCCCGTATCTGGAAGGGCAGGAG GAAAGGTGAGAGCGCTCGAGAGATGCTGAACGACAAGCAGCACATAGCGGAGCAGAAAGCTCGTTACCAGGCCTACGAGACGGTGGTGGACGAGGTCATCATTGAACCTGGCGAAAGTGCAGCCACCTTCGGCCTGGATGACGACTACGATGACGAATACGATGACACCTACGACATGAACCAAGTGGGAGCTAATGACCTGGACGGAGACAGTTTACTGAACAGAAG gcCTTTCACTGTCCCGCAGATACtgagaaaaggaaacaaaccagaggatgaggaggagggtgaagaTGACGAGGAGGAAGAGACTTTACCG AACAATGTAAACAGGGACCAGTTTGTGCAGGATCCGGCTCTGCTGAGGGAGCGGGCTGAAGCTAGAAGAGCTGCCATGCAGCAAAGGAAAGG TTTTCGACCGGAGCGTTCCAGTAATGTGGTGGGCCAACCCAAAGGCCAAGGACAAAACCAGGAGACATTACTGGACCGACGCAAAAAGGAGGCCAACAAGAGCCGCGTGTCAAATCACAACCGCCGCACAATGGCCGACCGCAAGAGGAACAAAGGCATGATCCCCTCTTGA